A genomic segment from Limosilactobacillus sp. encodes:
- a CDS encoding SPFH domain-containing protein yields MKEKNAFHVNGYLGLLLAIAGALVGCWLVYLGYRGGHVGTLLLGAIVLVVVIIFATSLTIIQPNEAKVLTFFGNYIGTIRDAGLFMTVPFTDKQRVSLRVSNFNSQILKVNDSKGNPVEIAAVIVYKVVDTAKALFSVDDYEQFVQIQSESAVRHVASEYPYDTFEDEQALTLRSNPTEVSDKLTAELQARLNVAGVKIIETRLTHLAYATEIASAMLQKQQSAAILSARKIIVEGAVSITEDAIDRLAKEAKLDLTDEQRLQIINNIMVAIISERGTQPVINTGTQQ; encoded by the coding sequence ATGAAGGAAAAGAATGCGTTTCACGTTAACGGCTACCTCGGATTGCTGCTGGCGATTGCCGGGGCCCTGGTTGGCTGCTGGCTGGTCTACCTGGGCTACCGCGGTGGCCACGTCGGTACGCTCCTGCTCGGGGCCATCGTCCTGGTTGTCGTGATCATCTTTGCAACCTCACTGACGATCATCCAGCCCAACGAGGCCAAGGTGCTGACCTTCTTTGGTAACTACATCGGGACCATCCGCGACGCCGGTCTCTTCATGACGGTGCCCTTCACCGACAAGCAGCGGGTTTCACTGCGGGTCAGCAACTTCAACAGCCAGATCCTGAAGGTTAACGATTCCAAGGGGAACCCGGTGGAGATCGCGGCCGTGATCGTCTACAAGGTTGTCGACACCGCTAAGGCTCTCTTCTCGGTCGACGACTACGAGCAGTTCGTTCAGATTCAGAGCGAGTCGGCGGTCCGGCACGTGGCCAGCGAATACCCGTACGATACCTTTGAGGACGAGCAGGCCCTGACCCTACGCTCCAACCCGACCGAGGTTTCCGACAAGCTGACGGCGGAACTCCAGGCCCGGTTGAACGTCGCCGGAGTCAAGATCATTGAGACCCGGCTGACCCACCTGGCCTACGCCACCGAAATTGCCAGTGCGATGCTTCAAAAGCAGCAGTCCGCGGCCATCCTCTCGGCCCGGAAGATCATCGTTGAGGGGGCCGTCTCGATTACCGAAGATGCGATCGACCGTCTGGCCAAGGAGGCCAAGCTCGACCTGACCGACGAGCAGCGTCTGCAGATCATCAACAACATCATGGTGGCGATCATCAGCGAGCGGGGCACCCAGCCGGTCATCAACACCGGAACGCAGCAATAG
- a CDS encoding RsmB/NOP family class I SAM-dependent RNA methyltransferase produces MQLPAEFVTKYQRLLGDEAPAFLATFDQPSQSGFRVNPLKPAPRATIKTATGKVPYVPDGYYGTVSGKSLDHVTGAIYSQEPSAMYVGEVVDPQPGERVLDLCAAPGGKTTHLIAKMRDQGLLVANEIFRKRAKVLAENLERWGTRSAVVTNESPAELEEQFPHFFDRILVDAPCSGEGMFRKEPAGIEYWNPDYPSECANRQKKILASALKMLKPGGILVYSTCTFAPEEDEQNIAWLLDNYPELRMVPIKKYPGMDDGRPEWADGNPDLKHAVRLFPHHIQGEGHFIAKLQNGAPAADGDIVQSSPKRRKKKGTRRQGKLDKQAQAEFAAVRDWLAPKEAATHLLTFGDQLYSLPEGMPDVTGMTVLRPGLHLGVFKKNRFEPALAWALVLDPAKCSHVLELTEEQWRQYVHGDVITIDQPGKNGWYLLTCAGHATGFGKRVGTTIKNFYPKGLRF; encoded by the coding sequence TTGCAATTACCAGCGGAATTTGTTACAAAGTATCAGCGCTTGCTCGGGGACGAAGCGCCAGCCTTTTTGGCGACCTTTGATCAGCCCAGCCAGAGCGGCTTTCGGGTTAACCCCCTCAAGCCGGCACCGAGAGCAACCATAAAAACGGCGACGGGCAAGGTGCCCTACGTTCCGGATGGCTACTACGGCACTGTTTCCGGCAAGTCCCTGGATCACGTGACTGGGGCGATCTATAGCCAAGAACCGTCGGCCATGTATGTCGGCGAGGTCGTCGATCCCCAGCCGGGTGAGCGGGTCTTAGATCTCTGCGCGGCCCCGGGCGGTAAGACCACCCATCTGATCGCCAAGATGCGTGATCAGGGGCTCCTAGTGGCCAACGAGATCTTTCGTAAGCGGGCCAAGGTGCTGGCCGAAAACCTGGAACGGTGGGGGACCCGCAGTGCCGTGGTGACCAACGAGAGCCCGGCCGAACTGGAGGAGCAGTTTCCCCACTTCTTCGATCGGATCCTGGTCGACGCCCCCTGCTCGGGTGAGGGGATGTTTCGCAAGGAGCCGGCCGGGATTGAATACTGGAATCCCGACTACCCAAGCGAGTGCGCCAACCGGCAGAAGAAGATCCTGGCCTCGGCACTGAAGATGCTGAAGCCGGGTGGGATCCTCGTCTACTCGACCTGCACCTTCGCACCGGAGGAAGACGAGCAAAACATTGCCTGGCTCCTGGACAACTATCCGGAGCTGCGAATGGTGCCAATTAAGAAGTACCCAGGAATGGATGACGGCCGACCGGAATGGGCTGATGGCAATCCGGACTTGAAGCATGCGGTCCGGCTTTTCCCTCATCACATTCAGGGGGAGGGGCACTTCATCGCCAAACTGCAGAACGGTGCGCCCGCTGCGGACGGTGACATCGTTCAGTCAAGCCCTAAGCGCCGGAAGAAGAAGGGAACTCGTCGGCAGGGGAAGCTGGATAAGCAGGCCCAAGCTGAGTTCGCCGCGGTGCGCGATTGGTTGGCGCCAAAGGAGGCGGCCACACATCTGCTAACCTTTGGAGATCAGCTCTACAGCTTGCCGGAGGGGATGCCGGACGTGACCGGCATGACGGTCCTGCGTCCGGGACTGCACCTGGGAGTCTTCAAGAAGAACCGCTTTGAGCCGGCCTTGGCCTGGGCCCTGGTGCTTGATCCTGCCAAGTGTTCACACGTGTTGGAACTGACGGAAGAGCAATGGCGCCAGTACGTTCATGGTGACGTGATAACAATCGATCAGCCAGGGAAAAACGGCTGGTACCTGCTGACCTGTGCGGGCCACGCCACTGGCTTTGGCAAGCGGGTCGGCACCACGATTAAGAATTTCTATCCGAAGGGATTACGTTTCTAG
- a CDS encoding Cof-type HAD-IIB family hydrolase, whose translation MNQHLIAIDLDGTTLNNQSQLTTETIRTLRAAAHEGHIVSIITGRPYRIAQRIYDEIGIRTPMVNFNGALTHIPHQHWDKEYDVELTREIALDLLAQHERLGIDTITVENKFRVWANHASNHLPEFLPNRLQPNQVLTADNLDGNPIALTIEYQPEHEQDIIKAVNEKYGDFVEPRIWGGPYNILELIHRGTHKESGMFYIAKQYNISKSNIIAFGDEHNDQEMLDAAGRGVAMQNAIPAIKKIADDVTSVDNDHNGLAKYLQAYFKLEA comes from the coding sequence TTGAATCAACACTTAATTGCCATTGATCTCGATGGAACAACCCTTAACAACCAGTCACAGTTAACGACCGAAACCATCCGGACGCTGCGGGCCGCGGCTCACGAAGGCCACATCGTCAGCATCATCACCGGCCGGCCCTACCGAATTGCCCAACGGATCTATGATGAAATCGGCATCCGAACGCCGATGGTCAACTTCAACGGCGCCCTCACCCATATCCCCCACCAACACTGGGACAAGGAATACGACGTTGAATTGACCCGCGAGATCGCCCTCGACCTGCTCGCCCAGCACGAACGGCTCGGCATCGACACGATCACAGTCGAAAATAAGTTCCGCGTCTGGGCCAACCACGCTAGCAACCACCTGCCGGAATTTCTGCCCAACCGGCTGCAGCCCAATCAGGTGCTGACCGCCGACAACCTCGACGGCAACCCGATCGCACTGACGATCGAGTACCAGCCGGAGCACGAGCAGGACATTATCAAGGCGGTCAACGAAAAATACGGGGACTTCGTCGAACCGCGAATCTGGGGTGGCCCTTATAACATTTTGGAGCTGATCCACCGTGGCACCCATAAGGAATCGGGGATGTTCTACATCGCCAAGCAATACAACATCAGCAAATCCAACATCATTGCCTTCGGGGACGAGCACAACGACCAGGAGATGCTCGATGCCGCGGGGCGCGGTGTCGCCATGCAAAACGCCATCCCGGCAATCAAAAAAATTGCCGACGATGTCACCAGCGTCGACAATGATCACAATGGCTTGGCTAAGTATCTCCAGGCCTACTTCAAACTAGAAGCCTAG
- a CDS encoding APC family permease — MEKPQNTNEELNRSLGLWSALSIVIGTIIGSGIFFKQASVLDSAGSSTLALLAWVVGGLITLTSGLTVAEIGSQMPYTGGLYVYIETIYGRLTGFLSGWMQAIVYGPAIIASVAGFMSILMTELFGLSASWRVPLAVITILAIGAMNLLDNRVGAGFAILTTIGKLIPIAAIIIFGIFFGHENALGQTVGQVHQASGNFGVAVLATLFGYDGWILIANLGGEMKNPQKLLPKAIIIGVSSVLVIYTLITFGVFRFLPAAKIHQLGEGTTSYLAMKAFGKIGGRLLSIGIIISMMGTINGKIMTFPRIVYAMAKRHDLPFSRYLSYVTPKAKESVVAIGFIIALATVMMCFFDPDHLSDLCVFTVYCFYTLAFIGIFILRRRNQGKPRPFSTPLYPIIPLISIAGALFVLASEVVNDPWGVVLFVGITILGLPVLWAVKEMDKRRQM, encoded by the coding sequence ATGGAGAAACCACAAAACACGAACGAGGAGCTCAACCGTTCCCTCGGCCTGTGGTCTGCACTATCAATCGTAATCGGGACGATCATTGGTTCCGGAATCTTCTTTAAGCAAGCTTCAGTTTTGGATAGTGCCGGTTCCTCCACTTTGGCCTTGCTGGCCTGGGTCGTCGGTGGGCTGATCACCCTGACCTCGGGGCTGACGGTTGCCGAAATCGGTTCGCAGATGCCCTACACCGGTGGACTCTACGTCTACATTGAAACCATCTACGGGCGCTTGACCGGCTTTCTCTCCGGCTGGATGCAGGCAATTGTCTACGGACCGGCAATCATTGCTTCGGTCGCCGGTTTCATGAGCATTCTGATGACCGAGCTCTTTGGCCTGTCCGCTTCCTGGCGGGTTCCACTGGCGGTGATTACCATCTTGGCAATCGGAGCGATGAACCTGCTCGACAACCGGGTCGGGGCCGGATTTGCGATCCTGACCACCATCGGGAAGCTGATCCCAATCGCCGCGATCATCATCTTCGGGATCTTCTTCGGTCACGAAAACGCCCTTGGCCAGACGGTCGGCCAGGTTCACCAGGCCAGCGGCAACTTCGGGGTGGCCGTCTTGGCGACCCTGTTCGGCTACGACGGCTGGATTCTGATTGCTAACCTGGGTGGTGAAATGAAGAACCCGCAAAAGCTGCTGCCCAAGGCGATCATCATCGGGGTCAGCTCGGTCCTGGTCATCTACACCCTGATTACCTTCGGTGTCTTCCGCTTCCTGCCGGCGGCCAAGATTCACCAGCTCGGCGAAGGGACGACCAGCTACCTGGCGATGAAGGCCTTCGGGAAGATTGGCGGCCGCCTGCTTTCGATCGGGATCATCATTTCAATGATGGGGACGATCAACGGGAAGATCATGACCTTCCCGCGGATTGTCTACGCGATGGCCAAGCGTCACGACCTGCCGTTCTCCCGTTACCTGTCTTACGTCACTCCTAAGGCCAAGGAATCGGTGGTGGCGATCGGTTTCATCATCGCACTGGCGACGGTCATGATGTGCTTCTTTGATCCCGACCACCTGTCGGACCTCTGCGTCTTTACGGTTTACTGTTTCTACACGCTGGCCTTCATCGGGATCTTCATCCTGCGGCGGCGCAACCAGGGGAAGCCGCGGCCGTTCTCGACACCGCTCTACCCGATTATTCCGCTGATCTCCATCGCCGGGGCGCTCTTCGTCCTGGCCAGCGAGGTCGTCAATGATCCGTGGGGCGTGGTCCTCTTCGTCGGCATTACCATCCTCGGCCTGCCGGTGCTCTGGGCAGTCAAGGAGATGGATAAGCGTCGGCAAATGTAA
- a CDS encoding IS30 family transposase: MTHLNDTMSTILLTTHKKNAHLTKEERVMIATLKSQGLSNRAIGRQLGVNHQTINNELNRGTVRQLRRQKSNGKIYEYSYYIYSYEAGQATYLEHHRHSGRRRLYYSSKQFLRLADQLMLGEFDDHHYSPQAVIYKARDLMNDGTLIPKSVVTLYQWINEGVLRTSNLDLFEKPKRKHHQTHPQAKRCLGPNIAQRPQTADQRSEIGHWELDTVQGQKNGNDSVVLVMTDRLSRVNITSKIAGKTAHAVNQFFINLRQKMGTDAYYRIFKTITSDNGSEFSELTQVHDHVFYADPYSPWERGSNEINNRFLRKEITKGEAINNYSSAQIIATNDWMNHYPRAMFNGHSSMDIYRKAFYQEISQLHQPIINWSVLFI; this comes from the coding sequence ATGACGCACTTAAATGATACCATGTCTACTATTTTATTGACTACTCATAAAAAGAATGCTCATCTTACTAAAGAAGAACGTGTGATGATTGCGACTTTAAAGTCGCAAGGACTTTCCAATCGCGCAATTGGTCGCCAATTAGGAGTTAATCATCAAACAATTAATAACGAGCTCAACCGTGGTACGGTCCGCCAACTTCGTCGTCAAAAATCTAATGGTAAGATTTACGAATATTCTTACTACATCTATAGTTATGAAGCTGGTCAGGCCACATATCTTGAACATCACCGCCATTCTGGTCGTCGTCGCTTATATTATTCTTCAAAGCAATTTTTACGATTAGCTGATCAGCTAATGCTTGGTGAGTTTGACGACCACCATTACTCCCCACAAGCGGTTATTTATAAGGCTCGAGATTTAATGAATGATGGCACCCTGATCCCAAAGTCGGTTGTAACTTTATATCAATGGATTAATGAGGGTGTGCTTCGTACGTCCAATTTAGACCTCTTTGAAAAACCTAAACGTAAGCATCATCAAACTCATCCGCAAGCTAAAAGGTGCTTAGGGCCTAATATTGCTCAACGACCTCAAACTGCGGACCAACGGTCCGAAATTGGCCATTGGGAACTGGATACAGTTCAGGGACAGAAAAACGGTAATGACAGTGTTGTACTAGTAATGACTGATCGCCTTTCACGAGTTAATATCACGAGTAAAATTGCTGGTAAAACTGCGCATGCAGTAAATCAGTTCTTTATAAATTTGCGCCAGAAAATGGGCACAGATGCTTACTATCGCATTTTTAAGACAATAACCTCTGACAACGGTTCAGAATTTAGTGAGTTAACACAAGTTCACGATCATGTTTTCTATGCTGATCCGTATTCCCCTTGGGAACGTGGATCCAATGAGATCAATAACCGGTTTCTCCGCAAGGAGATTACCAAAGGTGAAGCTATAAATAACTATAGTAGTGCTCAGATCATAGCGACTAATGATTGGATGAATCACTATCCACGAGCTATGTTTAATGGACATTCGTCAATGGATATCTATCGTAAGGCCTTCTACCAAGAGATATCACAGCTCCATCAACCAATAATCAATTGGTCAGTATTATTTATTTGA
- a CDS encoding potassium channel family protein, whose product MKNKRIIYLSYQVFIAILAIITIVMLLAYYAGDLNLDAYPYNLIDSGIWAVFVVDYLVRFARAKDKKYFFTHNLFDLLSIIPASSIFAFFRVAQIGRTFRMLKLLRIARLVGLTGRLASLFKRSEFLYYLYISIAVILVAAAMFRISEKFSFNEALWWAITTATTIGYGDITPKTGLGRGAAIILMFLGIGFIGMLTSTITEYFAKEDEEKVGRQLDRLENENRQLKHELDEVKALLIKQSNDSNHHQSA is encoded by the coding sequence ATGAAGAACAAAAGAATTATTTACCTAAGCTACCAGGTGTTCATTGCCATCCTGGCGATCATTACCATCGTCATGCTGCTGGCATACTACGCCGGCGATCTCAACCTCGACGCCTACCCTTATAACCTGATCGACAGCGGCATCTGGGCGGTCTTCGTGGTCGACTATCTCGTTCGCTTCGCCCGGGCCAAGGACAAGAAATACTTCTTCACCCACAACCTCTTCGACCTGCTCTCGATCATCCCCGCTTCCAGCATCTTCGCCTTCTTCCGAGTCGCCCAGATTGGCCGGACCTTTCGGATGCTCAAACTGCTGCGGATCGCCCGCCTGGTCGGCTTGACCGGCCGGCTCGCCAGCCTGTTCAAGCGCAGCGAATTTCTCTACTACCTCTACATCAGCATCGCCGTAATCCTGGTGGCCGCTGCCATGTTCCGGATCTCCGAAAAGTTTTCCTTCAACGAGGCCCTCTGGTGGGCGATTACGACCGCGACAACGATCGGCTACGGGGACATCACCCCCAAGACCGGCCTGGGCCGGGGCGCCGCAATCATCCTGATGTTTCTGGGAATCGGCTTCATCGGGATGTTGACCAGCACGATCACCGAATACTTCGCCAAGGAGGACGAGGAGAAGGTCGGCCGTCAGCTGGATCGTTTGGAAAATGAGAATCGGCAGCTAAAGCACGAGCTCGATGAGGTCAAGGCACTGCTGATCAAGCAGTCCAACGATTCCAACCATCATCAATCCGCTTAA
- a CDS encoding YfhO family protein translates to MDFSFQRRTGLKRLYLEYSLMFLFLAACIFGTYLATGHTFILSKDALNQHLPLMVKYRQALIHFFHHPGQLNFWSWQMGLGTDTFQVYSYYTIGDVFAYLALLFPAAKMTMAYQLIGMLRMYCVGLAFVYFAQHFDFRHSVILIGTVAYTVNAFLLYACVAQPFFTTPFIIFPLIVVQIERILQGGSAWPLTGVFIWMLISNYYLAFVLGIGALAYLVLRVATKYRKQLNYWQALGKLAFATVTSLLVASVMLVPEIIAIMNSTRTGAEFANGLKVYPLYYYLFLPKQLINGGQWYFMYWTALGVVSIGFLALVYIYSRPRRYPLLTISLGISFIMLLIPAVGAFFNGMMSASNRWTLLIYLPLAFAVCVIAENAPSFDRHTLWILSIATTIYLAILIATFYFANNDDIFMPVLFLVLSLMALWMVNFHKTRFPDRWLLAIVLLNAGFNAIYAAFPYKGDFSDQMLSRGEYQSITANRYGGLDAGLSRTPAYRISTISQNQIIDGPNLDNDLTSGLHNIDSYYSLQNKYLGQFNTSLQNNQYQANIPIRQADDRTIMNNFFGVRYLFVQSNSLNATKLPAGYFLDQASQPVINYDVGQPSTATSKDQLIPIQTLRYKTKNAFPLIYWQDHYISHHQYRKLSPSEKERALASGVLVEGRTTGMKAATVTRSIPLKSVLVSNRFNKINPTKLKYTDSDEKYQLQFPQMQNKSFRKRVRGSELHIEFSKIKYTPFSMKEQIKYDMKHRLAMSNHPGTVFNQRFNKYRYWRYHVLNGSPDISFQLNYTSKFGTASVVQAKQNVLSLFKLVKNGTLNIGYYSGNLPQKLTFKPSKLGRYELRYRVVATKLGGSYTRQVRTIQHHALTKLRFSRNQVSGRITTPRAGVLTSSIPYSSGWRVTVNGRPAKTVRTNQAFLGVWLPRGRHNVRFTYQTPGLKQGAIISLIGLVWLALAGIVSLVIRHQKQN, encoded by the coding sequence ATGGATTTTTCGTTTCAACGCCGGACGGGACTGAAACGGCTGTACCTGGAATACAGCCTAATGTTCCTCTTTCTGGCCGCCTGCATCTTCGGGACCTACCTGGCCACCGGTCACACCTTTATTCTCAGCAAGGATGCCCTAAACCAGCACCTGCCACTGATGGTCAAGTACCGCCAGGCCCTGATCCACTTCTTCCACCACCCGGGCCAGCTGAATTTCTGGTCCTGGCAGATGGGACTGGGGACCGACACCTTCCAGGTCTACTCCTACTACACGATTGGGGACGTCTTTGCCTACCTGGCCCTGCTCTTCCCGGCAGCCAAGATGACGATGGCCTACCAGCTGATCGGGATGCTGCGGATGTACTGCGTCGGACTGGCCTTCGTCTACTTTGCCCAGCACTTTGATTTCCGGCACTCGGTCATCCTGATCGGGACGGTCGCCTACACGGTCAACGCCTTTCTCTTATACGCCTGCGTGGCCCAACCGTTCTTCACGACCCCCTTCATCATCTTCCCCCTGATCGTCGTCCAGATTGAGCGAATCCTCCAGGGAGGCTCGGCCTGGCCGCTGACCGGCGTCTTCATCTGGATGCTGATCAGCAACTACTACCTGGCCTTTGTTCTCGGCATCGGTGCGCTGGCCTACCTCGTGCTCCGGGTGGCCACCAAGTACCGCAAGCAGCTTAACTACTGGCAAGCGCTGGGCAAGCTGGCCTTTGCGACGGTTACCAGCCTGTTGGTTGCCAGCGTCATGTTGGTACCGGAGATCATTGCGATCATGAACTCCACCCGGACCGGGGCCGAGTTCGCTAACGGGCTCAAAGTCTACCCGCTCTACTACTATCTTTTCTTGCCCAAGCAATTGATCAACGGGGGCCAGTGGTACTTCATGTACTGGACGGCCCTCGGGGTGGTCTCAATCGGCTTCTTGGCCCTGGTATACATCTATTCGCGGCCCCGTCGCTACCCATTGTTGACAATCAGCCTGGGAATTTCCTTTATTATGCTGCTGATCCCGGCGGTCGGTGCCTTCTTCAACGGGATGATGTCGGCCTCTAACCGGTGGACGCTTTTAATCTACCTGCCGTTAGCGTTTGCGGTCTGCGTGATCGCCGAAAACGCCCCCAGCTTTGATCGCCACACCCTTTGGATCCTCAGCATCGCCACGACCATCTACTTGGCCATTTTGATTGCAACCTTCTACTTTGCCAACAACGACGACATCTTTATGCCGGTGCTCTTCCTGGTTCTCTCACTGATGGCGCTCTGGATGGTCAACTTCCACAAGACGCGCTTTCCGGATCGCTGGCTGCTGGCGATCGTCCTGCTCAACGCCGGCTTCAACGCCATCTACGCCGCCTTTCCCTACAAGGGGGACTTCTCCGACCAGATGCTCAGCCGGGGCGAATACCAGTCGATTACGGCCAATCGCTACGGCGGGCTCGATGCCGGGCTCAGCCGGACGCCGGCCTACCGGATTTCGACCATCAGCCAAAACCAGATCATCGACGGGCCGAACCTCGATAACGACCTGACCTCGGGCCTGCATAACATCGACTCCTACTACTCCCTGCAGAACAAGTACCTCGGTCAGTTCAACACCAGCCTGCAGAACAACCAGTACCAGGCCAACATCCCGATTCGCCAGGCCGATGATCGGACGATCATGAATAACTTCTTCGGTGTTCGTTACCTCTTTGTTCAGAGTAACAGCCTCAACGCCACCAAGCTGCCAGCCGGCTACTTCTTGGATCAGGCCAGCCAGCCGGTCATCAACTACGACGTCGGCCAGCCCAGCACCGCTACCAGCAAGGATCAGCTGATCCCGATCCAGACGCTACGCTACAAGACTAAGAACGCCTTCCCGCTGATCTACTGGCAGGATCACTACATCAGTCACCACCAGTACCGCAAGCTCTCGCCGAGCGAAAAGGAACGGGCCCTGGCGTCCGGGGTCCTGGTGGAAGGTCGAACCACGGGGATGAAGGCGGCTACGGTGACCCGGTCGATCCCGTTGAAGAGCGTCCTGGTTTCCAACCGTTTCAACAAGATCAACCCGACCAAGCTCAAGTACACCGACAGCGACGAGAAATACCAGCTCCAGTTCCCGCAGATGCAGAACAAGTCTTTCCGTAAACGGGTCCGGGGCAGCGAGCTCCATATCGAATTTTCCAAGATCAAATACACGCCCTTCTCGATGAAGGAGCAGATCAAGTACGACATGAAGCACCGCCTGGCAATGAGCAACCATCCCGGAACGGTCTTCAACCAACGCTTCAACAAGTACCGCTACTGGCGCTACCACGTCCTCAACGGCTCACCGGACATCTCGTTCCAGCTCAACTACACGAGCAAATTCGGCACCGCCAGCGTGGTCCAGGCCAAGCAGAACGTCCTCTCGCTCTTCAAGCTGGTCAAGAACGGCACGCTCAACATCGGTTACTACAGCGGTAACCTGCCACAAAAGCTGACCTTCAAGCCATCGAAGCTCGGCCGCTACGAACTGCGGTACCGGGTCGTGGCCACGAAGCTCGGCGGCAGCTACACCCGGCAGGTGCGGACCATCCAGCACCACGCCCTAACCAAGCTGAGGTTCAGCCGCAACCAGGTCAGCGGCCGGATCACGACGCCGCGCGCCGGGGTCCTGACCTCCTCGATCCCGTACTCGTCCGGTTGGCGGGTAACGGTCAACGGTCGCCCGGCCAAGACCGTTCGCACTAACCAGGCCTTCCTGGGGGTCTGGCTGCCGCGGGGCCGGCATAACGTCCGCTTCACCTACCAGACGCCGGGGCTAAAACAGGGAGCAATCATTTCCCTGATCGGCCTGGTCTGGCTTGCACTGGCGGGAATCGTCAGCCTGGTCATCCGACACCAAAAGCAAAATTAA
- a CDS encoding Rpn family recombination-promoting nuclease/putative transposase — protein sequence MAKSTTDYKDAIVKWKNLTLLDDRMFGMVMQDDQLCLALLQRIFPQLGIKQVKKIPLPNIADDVRDSGGPHYDVYVRDDQKRTFILESFSAEKSNYPLEARMRYYLSTMDPDMQNLCEANSEPHIHPLYIVFFCDFDYFGNNSPVYKFELRCIEDPSLLAGDENHFRFFNAQATNLSDHPELKGLFKLMHNQTQPGDALAEQIIQKMAQIKQDPERRQQFMKYEADLADAERKGKEIGLEKGIRLATKMLINLQLNDGIIIRQLMETYDISGTDAHHHLEEARK from the coding sequence ATGGCAAAATCAACCACTGATTACAAAGATGCCATCGTCAAGTGGAAAAATCTGACGCTGTTGGATGACCGAATGTTTGGAATGGTGATGCAGGACGACCAGCTTTGCCTGGCGCTGCTGCAGAGGATCTTTCCGCAGCTTGGAATCAAACAGGTCAAAAAGATTCCACTGCCCAATATTGCCGATGATGTGCGAGATTCGGGAGGGCCGCACTATGACGTCTACGTTCGCGATGACCAAAAACGAACCTTCATTCTGGAGTCGTTTTCTGCGGAGAAGAGCAATTACCCTTTAGAGGCGCGGATGCGATACTATTTAAGTACTATGGATCCGGACATGCAAAATTTATGCGAAGCCAATAGTGAGCCGCATATTCACCCCCTTTACATCGTCTTTTTTTGCGACTTCGATTATTTTGGCAACAATTCTCCAGTATACAAATTTGAATTGCGGTGCATCGAAGATCCCTCCTTACTAGCAGGAGACGAAAACCATTTCCGGTTCTTTAATGCTCAAGCAACGAATTTAAGCGATCACCCAGAGTTAAAGGGACTTTTTAAGCTAATGCACAATCAAACTCAACCCGGGGATGCACTCGCGGAACAAATTATCCAAAAGATGGCACAAATCAAGCAGGATCCAGAAAGGCGGCAACAATTTATGAAATATGAAGCAGATTTAGCAGATGCCGAAAGAAAAGGTAAAGAAATCGGCTTGGAGAAGGGCATTCGCCTAGCAACCAAAATGCTGATTAACCTCCAGCTTAATGACGGAATCATCATTCGTCAGCTCATGGAAACCTACGACATTTCAGGCACTGACGCGCACCACCATTTGGAAGAGGCACGAAAATAA
- a CDS encoding protein-export chaperone SecB produces the protein MTALQFNTYRVNAMEYNRNENFTDSSEQVVIKPRLKTSVQIKENKIELTLSVTVGSLTDKRVPFEARCSVTGSFTYLAAQDKAKTNLDTLVNSNALAILFPYVRTIITMLTAGSNEYPGYVMPTINVNKALIDLA, from the coding sequence ATGACAGCTTTACAATTTAATACGTACCGGGTAAACGCGATGGAATACAATCGAAATGAGAACTTTACGGATTCCAGTGAACAGGTAGTAATTAAGCCACGATTGAAAACCAGTGTTCAGATTAAGGAAAATAAAATTGAACTGACTTTATCGGTGACTGTCGGATCGCTGACAGACAAGCGGGTGCCCTTTGAAGCACGATGTTCGGTTACGGGCAGTTTTACCTATCTTGCTGCTCAAGATAAGGCTAAAACCAATTTAGATACACTTGTTAATAGCAATGCCCTTGCTATTCTGTTTCCATACGTGCGGACGATCATTACGATGCTGACCGCCGGATCAAACGAGTACCCAGGCTACGTTATGCCAACAATTAACGTTAACAAAGCGCTAATTGATTTAGCCTAG